TTCCCACCTGATGACAAACCCTgatgatgtcaaagaaaaaatttatgaagacctggagactcttatcagtgtgccagttttatcattctgggtgactttaatgaTGGAGTAAACTCAGACTACCAGACATAGCAAGGAGTCCTCGggaggaatggagttggaaacagCATCAGCAATGGTCATATACTATTGAAGACTTGTGCAGCTCATGATATTCTCATCATCAACCCTGTATTCCATTTCTCTAAACGCAGTAAAACCTCATGGATGCACCCTTGCAGCAAACATTGGCACTTATGTGATTATAAGGAGAAGAGACAGGCAGGATGTGAGAGTGAGCAAGGCAATGTGCAGGGCAGAGTGCTGGAGTGATCACAGACTGAGCCTCTCCCAGCTGAATATTCCCATTCAACAAAAGTGGCAGCCCAAAGACAAAAAAGGCCACTACTGTAAGTAGATGAGTTTGCTTCTCTGAGAGGTAACAGTTTGTTGCCAACTTGGAGGGTAAGTTGAACCAAAACGCCCTTGGCAAcaatggagcagaaaaggagcgggcagctttcagagatttagTGTGCATTGgctcatctgggtcagaacatAAACATCAAGACTGGTTGACGAAAacgatggggaaattcagaagctgttaaatggaaaatgagaacTCCACTGGGTGGATCTGCAGGATCGTTCATCCATCTCTAGGAAGACAGCATTCAATTCCACCAAAAGTACAGTCCAGActtagagagatgcaggattcttggcaGTGAAAAGGCAGATgcaattcagttttatgctgatgtCAACAATCCAAAGTATGCACTGAAGGCTACTTAGGGGCCAAAGGCCTATGGTGCATCccaactactcagtgctgatgaTTAGTCCTAAGGACATGATCTTGGACAGATGGATTGATCACTTCCGTTTTGTTCTCAACAGACTGTCATCCATCGATGCTGAAACTATTGACTGTTTGCCTCAAGCTGAAATCACTCAACTAGCTGAAGTTCCAACTGAACGGAGGTTTCCAATGCCCTCGGCTACTTCCATGTGGTAAAGCCCTGGGTACccttctattccagctgagatttacaaggtgaGAGGTCAAgtgctcatacaaaagctgaaaTTTCCCAGATCATATGGCAAGAGGAAGTTGTGGCCCATGAGTTCAAGGATCCTCCCCTGACCATCTTCATAAGGCTCAGGGGAATGATGGTCCTGGGACAATTCCGGGGAGTGGGAGGGCTCTCAGTCACTGCTAGCTCCTCCTATGAAGGCCACCCCTCACCTAGAAAGCGGTCATCTCCTTGAGAGAACTGGACTGGCCGTGCAATGAGAGAAAGGACCGCAGACGTTTACAAGGACCATTTGTGCCCGACTTCCGGAGGAGCCCTCGGGGCTCGCAGTGGTCTGATCTGCCACAGACTCACATAATGACGTCATTTGGGTTCTCTTCAGGAAAGGACACAATAATGTAGCAATGACATATAACACAACATTGCAGGATGTaacaatatgtaatatataacacaatttttaacataatatttaaCGCAGCGCAATGTCATATAACAATAATTtataacaattttatatatataacaatatatgtaATACAGCAGATGTTATAACGCAATATAATGCATCACACAATTATACAGAGAGAATATTAttatatgtgggggggggggcgccGGGGGTCCCTGCAGAGACAGCGGGGGCGGGAAGACCCATCGCTCTCCGCAGATGCCGGACCACTGGAGACGCTTCCTCAGGCTCGTTCTCCTGGCCCAGGGCCTGAGCTGAGGTGGGCCCTACGGGGAGCCCCACGCCCCTCTGCCTCTCCACACCCCAAGCAGCCCTTTCACGCGGTCCCGCCCAGAGCAGACGCAGGCCTAGGCTAGGCGGGGCCGGGACAGGCCTGGCACCTGCGCGCATCCAGGTTTTGCTTTTGGCCCTCTCCGGCCCCCGTACCTGGGGCGGTCCGCGGGCCCTTTAAGATGGGGCTGGGCCCCGACAGGAAGCTCGGCGGAAGTGCGACGGCCACGCGCAGCCAAAACAATGGCGACGGCGGCGAAGCGCCCAAGGGTGAGGAATGGGGTGCTCGGTGTAGGGAGGGGCTGGGGAGGAGAGGACCCCGCCCTCTGGCGCTCGCGGAGCATCCCCTCCTCCACCGGCGAGGACGCAAGGCCAGAGCAGCTTGCGCTCAAGGCCTCCGTGCCCGGAGGAACTGAGTATTCCAGCCCTGCCGTTCTCTCGTTAGGCGGAAGGAACCTCCGGAGGCGGGGACAAGCCTCTCCTGGCCTTCCTAAACTGGTGTCGGGAGGTTGGACTGGAGCTGAGTCCCAAGGTAATCCCGAAGGGGGCGGGCTGGATATGCGGGTCTTCATTGGTAGCCTAACGAGGGGGCGGGGCCCAGGCACGCATGGCCATTGGAAGTCGCCGACGAAGGCGAGGTCTGACTAGCAGGGGACGGGGCCGTGGACGCACGAGGCTGGGGTCTCTGGGTAGACCATTGGTTGCTCAGGGTGGGGGCGGGCCCCGGACGCCGGTGGCTATTGGAAACTGGGGAAAGGGGCGGAGGGGCGAGGGGGCGGGGCTTCTAGTGCTCGGGTCCCAGCGTCTGGCGGCTTCAGGTTTCTGTGAGCCGGGAAGGCACGGTGTCTGGCTTTGGGATGGTAGCTCTGGAGGACGTCCAGCGCGGGGAGCTGCTCTTCGTGGTGCCTCGGGCTGTGCTCCTATCCCAGAAGACCACCTCTATCCGGGAGCTCCTGGAGAAAGGTAGGGAGCCCGGGGAGAGCTGGGGAGGCGTCCCCGAGGCGGGGCGGGGTCTCCGGGGCCCAGGGTGACCCAGTCCTGGTCTTGTGCAGAGCATGGGGCCCTGCAGAGCCAGTCGGGCTGGGTGCCCCTCCTTCTGGCCCTCCTCTACGAGTACCTGGCAGAGGACTCTCCCTGGAAGTGCTATTTCTCGCTCTGGCCGGACTTGGGCAGCCTGCGGCACCCCATGTTCTGGTGAGAGCTGGGggccgggagggggaggggaagggagcgGGCAAGGAGGGGTTCCATTCACTCAACCCTTCCAGACCTCCCAGAGTGCAGAATCTGTTTCTTGGGTTTCCCCTTTCGTCCGTGGCTCTTCTGCTTTATCAgactccttcccctctcttctctcccctcctttcctctttaccTTCTTTCCCCGCCTCTACTCTTCTCACAATTgtatttttctgataaaagtaaCCGGACTATCTGGATGGGAAGTGACcaaactcttgggaaaactgaTATTCTGAGTATTTTATAAACAATGAGAAGGAGGCTCCGGAGGAGGGGAGGAAGCGCCCGGGCCCTTAGGCGACTATTTCTCCGAGGCTTACCGTTAGTTCCTGTCAGCTCCCTGAGGGTTCTTGCCCGGGCTCTGGTTTCTTGTCCCACTGGGAGAGCGGCTGGTTGGCCGCTCTGGAGGCACAGGCCCATACCCTCTAATACTTGAAGCCATCTGAAGCCctgagaggctaagtgactttcctgaGTGCACACAGGCACTAAGTGGCAGAAACaccatttgaacccaagtccccCACAACCCACTGGCTTTAAGTCTGGAAGCTCTTTCTAAACCTGGTCCTTAGTTTATATAATAGAGGCTTGACCCAGCGCCCTCCAGTGGCCTTTGGCTCAGTTCCTCAGGGCCTTGGTCTGAAGGGGTCACCTTGACATTCTGCCCCCAGGTCCGAGGAAGAACGGACACAGCTCCTACAGGGCACTGGTGTGCCTGAAGCTGTGGAAAGGGACCTAGCCAGCATCAGCTATGAGTATGGTACCATCGTCCTGCCATTCTTGGAGGCCCACCCGGATGTCTTTCCCCTCCAGGCCCAATCTTTGGAACTCTATCGCCAACTGGTGGCGATGGTCATGGCCTACAGGTGAGCTGCATCTGGGCGGTCCACATTTTGGGGATACAGGATTGGGTCGTAGAGGTCAGCGTTTAGCCTTTCATGCTCATTGGCCTCTATcctaaggctttttatttttggGTCTACAAATCTGCTTAAGGATTTGCTAACTATTTTAATCCAGTTCCTTTGTGATTGTATGGATTTTATACATTTacaaacatgattctgagaagaggcAGACTTGACCAGACTGCCTAAGGCTTATGATCTTGTCTGGACCGAAGCCAAGGAACTGACCAGGGCCTATCTCCATAAGGCTTAGATCTGGTCTGTTCTGCCCCAGAGGTATTCATCCAGTGAAAGGACAGCAGTAGCTCATCTTTCTGTTTGCATCCTTTGTGGCAATTTTTCATGGCTTCTTTCTTTGTGACAGTTTTCAGGAGCCtcttgaagaggaggaagaggagcccAATCCCCCGATGATGGTACCAGCTGCTGATATCCTGAACCATGTGGCCAACCACAATGCCAATTTGGAATACTCCCCAGTAAGTGGGTACATTTTAGGCTAGATAGGCCAATTTAATGATTGCTCTTTTGCACATGGTGGGTTTTGCCTCCCAAATGCATGAGAACTGGTGTGATTATTAGTTTAACTCCTATATACTCATTTATGTAATCAGCCTAAACTTAGGCCCCAAGTCTGAATTTCTGACTTTCTTTGAAGCACAGATGACCCAAGAAATAGAACCACCTTTCTTTTTGGATCCTATCATTCCCAGGACTCATTTTCTTTCCAGCTCACCTGACTATCCCAGGTGAAATGCTGTATTTAGTTCTTGACAGATCCTGGGTCCTAGGGCTGGGCCCCATGGCTATTTCTTGCTCCAGTTTTACATGTGCTGGGGCACCCAAGGAACAACACAGTGCACACAGCACTGAACTTGGAACAAGACCCAATTTGTGGaatacttagcacagtccctgacaTAGtggatactatataaatgtgagctattgctTCATAGTACCTTCCTTAGAAAATGTATAAATGGACTAGTTGCCTGGTGTCCTGCCATATTATAGGAACCATATTTCTCCTCTAGGGTCATTTATTGCTTGGCTTTTGTATTTCAACTTTTTCATTCAAATACCAAGAAGCTCCTTCCAGCATCAGCAAACAGCAACCAAAGCAAACTGAACTTCGACCCTAACACCATCATCTGCctcctctcatttcacagatagggTGCAGCTTATCCAAAACTATATTTGGCAAGTAGTACCCAGACTTTGTAACTCATTTCTGTCCTTCCCCATTACTGTTTCCTGCTATCTGTCTTGGGAATAGGTGTTTTCCTTTAGATCAACAGAATTAACAGAGGGACAGAACTTGATCTGGCTCCCAGAAGAGGTAGGTGATTTGATATAGTAGATGTGGACTCTCAGCTGTCTGCTTCTTCCTGCAGGAATGTTTAAAAATGGTAGCTACCCAGCCAATCCCCAAAGGCCAAGAGATCTTTAACACCTATGGCCAGATGGCCAACTGGCAGCTGATCCACATGTATGGCTTTGCCGAACCATATCCCGGGAACACCAATGACTCAGCTGACATTCAGATGGCCACAGTGCGGGCAGCAGCCCTACAGGGTGTGTACTCCAAGGGAGCTGCTGACAGGGATTCCCCAAAACAAGTtctgaagggaaggaaagggatctGAGAACATGCTTCCTCTACTTATGTTCTATGTAGGCACCACGACGGAGGCAGAGACGCGCCTGATGGGGGAGCGCTGGGATTTCTTGTGCCAACTGGAGATGGTAGGCGAGGAGGGTGCCTTTGTAATTGGCAGAGAAGAGGTGATTACTGAGGAGGAGCTGTTGGCTACACTCAAGGTAAAACCTGGAACTGGTCAAGCCTGCTCATTTTGAATCAGCTTTGCCTTCTAGTAATTTTAGAAATGTAAAAACCAAGTTCGGTTCTTAGATTGGAAGgaattctaattaattttttatactcTGATTACAGGTGCTTTGCATGCCAGCTAAGGAATTCAGGCAACTTAAGAAACGAGACAGCTGGGAGGAAGATGGCGAGAACAGCTTAATTCTGACAAATAAGACTATCCCCAAACTTAAAGCTTCCTGGAAGGTGCTTCTCCGAAACAGCACCCTCCTGACCTTGCAGGCTTACGCCACAGACTTAAAAAGTGACGAAGATCTACTTCATGATAAGGAGGCTCGGGCCAAACTCAGCTGGAAGGAAGAGCAGGCCTTGCAGGTGCGCTATGGGCAGAAGAGGATCTTGCACCAGTTACTGGAACTGACCAGCTCCTAACCTCTggcctcctcttctctcctcaaacCAGGGAAGCAGATGAGCAAAAAAATCGCTTCTCAGTCATTTGGATCTGCTAGGTCCAGTTTCCAAGCTCAGGACTTTTAGTGAACCTTTTTGTTGACTTTCTATTTGtgctatattaaattgcttaagTTCATGTAATGACTGAAATTCTacttggggggaaggaggaaggcaaAAGTGCTGCATTTCGAACACAGGAGAGAGAATAAGGAATTTCCATCGGGCTAGAGATCCTACTCCCTACCTTTACACAGCGGGTATGCAAAAAGTTTTTTGGAAGTGGCAGTGATTGTTCAGAATTCAAGCTTGACACAAGGGTTGCCTCTGCCTCCTTAAACCTAGTGCTTCCGGTGAGAAGCATTAGCAGTCTTAGATGTAAAGGCAGAAAGATTTAGGGGCATCCAGTCCAACCCCCTCCCTTGGTTTTATACATAATACAAATTAGGTCCAGCAAAGTGAAGTagcttgtccaatgtcacataaGCAGTGAAGGGTCAGCAGCAGAgctgaatccaggtcctctgaatcCATGGCCATTTTCCCAAGTCGTTTCTACTTTCTCCCAATTCTAGACCATGGAATAATGAAATAGAAATCCATGGcctgcttttctctttttaaaaattagcatgaTTTGCAAGATTAAACTTTTAATTAAAGGTGCCCTACTGAGGCTTTCAGCTATTAGCTATTATAAAGGCAAAGGACCTctttaatgtttaatatttaGTTGGTAGCACAAATCAGCTTAGAAAAAGTTTATGTAGGGCCTAAGACTAGATTTCtcaccccctcctcccccatgAATTCCTCCAGAGGGGTTGTTTGTTAGTGGGTGAAGATGTGCAGGCAACATTGAGGGCTAGGCAACTGGTCATTTCTAGATACCAATAGGTATAGCAGCCCTGTCTGCCTTCTACATAAAGCTGAGAATACCAAGGAACTTGGCCAAAGTCAAAGccttaaaaaaaagttctaccCTTCCTAGAGACCATTTATCAACCTCTCTATTCAGTGTCACTATTTGTAATGACAAATAATGTATGCAGAGAGACACTTAACTTCTCAAATTCAAAATGGAATCAGGGTCCTATTCTAAAATATGCCCCGTCCTGTGCCTTGTGGCTATTCTGGGCAGGGACTGTGTGTTTTTAATCTTTGCCACAAGCACTGACCACTACTGAGAAAGCCACAGTGGACTAGAGTGCATGTCATGACTTTTAATGTATAACTAcagtatgcatatacatacaagaAGTGGGAGAACTAAAGCCCAGGAACTATAAAGGCTACAAAATACAACACATGGACCAATACATTTACAAAACATTCAAAATCCTTACAAAATGGGCTGTATTGGTCCTTTGTTCTTTTTACAAACTTAGACTGTGTGGCCAATGGggtggggtggaggtggggggaggggcagtTCATAGATttgtttcccttccccttcccatccCCCATGATTTACAAGTgtcaggaaggagaggagaaatgcTATAGACCTGGTCTGGCTTCTCTTGATAAAAAAGCTGACCCTGTCCCATAGGGCCCAAAGTATGTCTTCTCCAGTAGAACTTGAGAAGCTATTCCAACTATTATGTTCCCTGCTGTCAGCTTTAGGTGGAAAGGTGggtgagggggaaagggaggcttaaaaaaaaaaaaaa
The DNA window shown above is from Sminthopsis crassicaudata isolate SCR6 chromosome 2, ASM4859323v1, whole genome shotgun sequence and carries:
- the SETD6 gene encoding N-lysine methyltransferase SETD6 isoform X2, whose product is MGLGPDRKLGGSATATRSQNNGDGGEAPKGGRNLRRRGQASPGLPKLVSGGWTGAESQGFCEPGRHGVWLWDGSSGGRPARGAALRGASGCAPIPEDHLYPGAPGERSEEERTQLLQGTGVPEAVERDLASISYEYGTIVLPFLEAHPDVFPLQAQSLELYRQLVAMVMAYSFQEPLEEEEEEPNPPMMVPAADILNHVANHNANLEYSPECLKMVATQPIPKGQEIFNTYGQMANWQLIHMYGFAEPYPGNTNDSADIQMATVRAAALQGTTTEAETRLMGERWDFLCQLEMVGEEGAFVIGREEVITEEELLATLKVLCMPAKEFRQLKKRDSWEEDGENSLILTNKTIPKLKASWKVLLRNSTLLTLQAYATDLKSDEDLLHDKEARAKLSWKEEQALQVRYGQKRILHQLLELTSS
- the SETD6 gene encoding N-lysine methyltransferase SETD6 isoform X1, encoding MATAAKRPRAEGTSGGGDKPLLAFLNWCREVGLELSPKVSVSREGTVSGFGMVALEDVQRGELLFVVPRAVLLSQKTTSIRELLEKEHGALQSQSGWVPLLLALLYEYLAEDSPWKCYFSLWPDLGSLRHPMFWSEEERTQLLQGTGVPEAVERDLASISYEYGTIVLPFLEAHPDVFPLQAQSLELYRQLVAMVMAYSFQEPLEEEEEEPNPPMMVPAADILNHVANHNANLEYSPECLKMVATQPIPKGQEIFNTYGQMANWQLIHMYGFAEPYPGNTNDSADIQMATVRAAALQGTTTEAETRLMGERWDFLCQLEMVGEEGAFVIGREEVITEEELLATLKVLCMPAKEFRQLKKRDSWEEDGENSLILTNKTIPKLKASWKVLLRNSTLLTLQAYATDLKSDEDLLHDKEARAKLSWKEEQALQVRYGQKRILHQLLELTSS